A single region of the Corallococcus caeni genome encodes:
- a CDS encoding ankyrin repeat domain-containing protein: MSPPNDPKNAAPPSAEDAALMDFVRSAFAVVRSGDAGKLRELLDAGLPVGVRNERGDSLLMLASYHGHVEATRLLLERGADPEQPNDAGQTPLAGAAFKGNEAIATVLLDAGANVDGTGPDGRTPLMFAAMFDKVEMMELLIQRGADHRVRDADKRTALDYARSMGAARAAERLAPKA, encoded by the coding sequence ATGAGTCCCCCGAACGACCCGAAGAACGCCGCTCCCCCGTCCGCCGAGGACGCCGCCCTGATGGACTTCGTGAGGAGCGCCTTCGCGGTCGTTCGCTCGGGGGATGCCGGGAAGCTGCGCGAGCTGCTCGACGCCGGGCTCCCCGTGGGCGTTCGCAACGAGCGGGGGGACTCGCTCCTGATGCTGGCCAGCTACCACGGCCACGTGGAGGCCACGCGCCTCTTGCTGGAGCGCGGGGCGGACCCGGAGCAGCCCAACGACGCCGGCCAGACGCCCCTGGCCGGCGCGGCCTTCAAGGGCAACGAGGCCATCGCCACGGTGCTGCTGGACGCGGGCGCGAACGTAGACGGCACGGGCCCGGATGGCCGCACGCCGCTCATGTTCGCGGCCATGTTCGACAAGGTGGAGATGATGGAGCTGCTCATCCAGCGCGGCGCGGACCACCGGGTCCGGGACGCGGACAAGCGCACCGCGCTGGACTACGCGCGGTCCATGGGCGCGGCGCGCGCGGCCGAACGGCTGGCGCCGAAGGCCTGA